GCGCCAGAAACATTGAGCAGTCGCCTGTTTGGTCTGCGCGCACAAGATTTGCTTGATGGACGCCTCCCCTCTGGCGAGAAACGGGGAGCGGTGCTTGCAGCACGCCTTTCAGGGCTCGCCATCGGTCTTGAATTATCTGGCGCTTGCCATGAGCGAGCCAATGACGCTTCGATCACCTTGATTGGCAATCAAACACTTTGCCATCGCTATACGTTGGCGCTGAATGCGGTCGGCTATCAGACCCAGCACCTTGATGGGGATGGCGCCGTGCTCGATGGCCTTCGCCTCGCTTACCGTGCTTTGAAGGCTTGATGCTGGCCCCTTACGCTGCTTGATAACGGAGAGTTTACCTATGACACTGCCACTAATCGGCATTTTACGCGGTGTAGCGCCCGATGAAGTCGTTGATATTGCGGCTTCAGTGTTGGCGGCGGGCATTACGCAAATTGAGGTGCCGCTCAACTCACCCGATCCGCTGGAAAGCATTCGCCGATTGGTCGATGCATTTGGCGACCGCGCGGTGATTGGCGCAGGCACGGTGCTGACTGAGGCTCAAGTGCGCGACGTCCACGCCGCCGGGGGGCGTTTGATTGTATCGCCTAACTGCCGTCCAACGGTCATTGCAGAAACGCACCGGCTTGGCATGGCAAGCTGGCCGGGCATTGTCACGCCCTCCGAAGCCTTCGATGCGTTAGAGGCAGGCGCCACGGGGCTTAAACTATTTCCCGCCGTTCAGGTAGGTTTAGAAGGCATGAAAGCCGTTCGCGCCGTACTACCGGCAGGCACCCTGCTATATGCGGTGGGCGGCGTAGGTATCGATAATTTTGTCCAATGGCGCGCCGCTGGCGTTGACGGTGCAGGGCTTGGCAGTGCGCTATACAAGCCGGGCCAAACGGCTGCGCAGGTGGGGCAACAAGCGCAGGCGCTGGTTGATGCCTGGCTAGCAGGAGAATAAAAGGAGTTACAAATAACAATGAATACCAACATGCGCGCTCCCACTTGGAAGGCAGATTTAGCCGTAGACTGCCGCTGCACGCTGGGGGAAGGCCCCCAGTGGGATGTTGCAAGCCAGCGGCTCTACTGGTGCGATATTCTTGAAAAGCAGTTGCACTGGCTCTCCCCCAGCACCGGGGAAAAAGGCTATTATCAGCTTGATCATAGGGTATCGCTAGCGACTCCCCTTGAAGAAGGCGGGCTGCTGTTAGTGGGTGAAAATCGCTTAAGCCGCTTCGATCCAGGCAGCGGCAGCGTAGAAACATTTTGTGATTTCGAGGCCGACAACCCGATTACCCGCAGTAACGATGCCCGGGTTGATCGCCATGGGAGCCTGTGGCTTTCAAGTATGGGCAAGGCTGCCGAGAAAGGCGCCGGCAGTCTTTATCGCCTGCATCGCGGCCAGCTCACGCTCTTGCGCTCTCACCTCACAATCCCCAACGCCATCTGCTTCTCTGAAAACGGCGAGTTCGCTTGGTTTACCGACACCGCTACCGGCGTAGTGATGCGCTGGGCGTTAGATAGCGATGGATGGCCAACGGGTGAGCCATTGCCCTGGGCTGATTTCTCATCCGCACCGGGCAACCCAGACGGCGCCGTGGTGGATAGCGAAGGCTGTCTGTGGCTCGCTCTTTGGGGGGCAGGCCAGGTAGTTCGTCTCGATCATGACGGCCAGATCATTGCTCGCGTTGAGCTTCCCGTCAGCCAGTCCTCCTGCCCCGCATTTGCAGGCCCAGATCTGACAACGCTATACATCACCACGGCCCAGGAAGGCTTCAGTGCCGCACAGCTTGCCCAGGAGCCCACCGCTGGCTCGCTTTACGCGGTAGACACCGGCATTGCCGGTTTGGCCGAGCTGCCGCTTCGCCTGGCATAACGCAAAGGCCCCGCCAGCAGATGCTAGCGGGGCCTTGGTTTTGCGGCTTAAGTTTCTGGTTTGCTAGTTACACGGCATCACCATTAACCCGCAAAGCTTATATACATCACGATCACTAACACCACCAAAACGATACCAGCGGGCACCGCGCCTTTCCAAGGCGTTAGGTCAACATCACCGGTATGCTCCTGTACCCAGTCAGTCTCACGGGGGCGCAGCTTACCGATAATAAGCATCGTCACTACCAATAACACAAACACCAACGCTACGA
This DNA window, taken from Vreelandella profundi, encodes the following:
- a CDS encoding SMP-30/gluconolactonase/LRE family protein, producing the protein MRAPTWKADLAVDCRCTLGEGPQWDVASQRLYWCDILEKQLHWLSPSTGEKGYYQLDHRVSLATPLEEGGLLLVGENRLSRFDPGSGSVETFCDFEADNPITRSNDARVDRHGSLWLSSMGKAAEKGAGSLYRLHRGQLTLLRSHLTIPNAICFSENGEFAWFTDTATGVVMRWALDSDGWPTGEPLPWADFSSAPGNPDGAVVDSEGCLWLALWGAGQVVRLDHDGQIIARVELPVSQSSCPAFAGPDLTTLYITTAQEGFSAAQLAQEPTAGSLYAVDTGIAGLAELPLRLA
- a CDS encoding 2-dehydro-3-deoxy-6-phosphogalactonate aldolase yields the protein MTLPLIGILRGVAPDEVVDIAASVLAAGITQIEVPLNSPDPLESIRRLVDAFGDRAVIGAGTVLTEAQVRDVHAAGGRLIVSPNCRPTVIAETHRLGMASWPGIVTPSEAFDALEAGATGLKLFPAVQVGLEGMKAVRAVLPAGTLLYAVGGVGIDNFVQWRAAGVDGAGLGSALYKPGQTAAQVGQQAQALVDAWLAGE